A part of Salvelinus sp. IW2-2015 linkage group LG16, ASM291031v2, whole genome shotgun sequence genomic DNA contains:
- the LOC111975292 gene encoding regulator of G-protein signaling 21 isoform X2 yields MPSLIITETLTQTQHFNMEQDDRRRNKNLGKNFICRLQCMFSHSTSERLSLEDTQQWSQSLERLLESKYGLATFRTFLKSEFSAENIEFWLTCEEYKKIKSSFRMSSKAKKIYEQFIKARAPKEINIDYYTREQIKRAVKTPNLQCFDDAQKIVYGLMERDSYPRFLRSDIYRSLLESLAADAVKG; encoded by the exons ATGCCCAGCCTAATCATCACAGagacactgacacaaacacagcACTTCAATATGGAGCAGGACGACAGGAGGAGGAACAAGAACCT GGGAAAGAACTTTATTTGCCGACTGCAATGCATGTTCTCACACTCCACATCTGAGAG GCTAAGTTTAGAAGATACCCAACAATGGTCTCAGTCACTGGAGAGACTCCTTGAATCTAAAT ATGGACTGGCCACCTTCAGAACCTTTCTGAAGTCTGAATTCAGCGCTGAGAACATTGAGTTCTGGCTGACGTGTGAGGAGTACAAGAAAATCAAGTCATCGTTCAGAATGTCATCGAAGGCAAAGAAAATCTATGAGCAGTTCATAAAGGCTAGGGCTCCTAAAGAG ATAAACATTGACTACTACACAAGGGAGCAGATCAAGAGGGCTGTGAAGACTCCTAACCTCCAATGCTTCGACGATGCCCAGAAGATTGTCTATGGGCTGATGGAGAGAGATTCGTACCCTCGCTTCCTACGCTCAGACATTTACAGATCCCTCCTGGAGTCCCTCGCCGCTGACGCCGTCAAGGGAtga
- the LOC111975292 gene encoding regulator of G-protein signaling 21 isoform X1 yields the protein MPSLIITETLTQTQHFNMEQDDRRRNKNLGKNFICRLQCMFSHSTSESRLSLEDTQQWSQSLERLLESKYGLATFRTFLKSEFSAENIEFWLTCEEYKKIKSSFRMSSKAKKIYEQFIKARAPKEINIDYYTREQIKRAVKTPNLQCFDDAQKIVYGLMERDSYPRFLRSDIYRSLLESLAADAVKG from the exons ATGCCCAGCCTAATCATCACAGagacactgacacaaacacagcACTTCAATATGGAGCAGGACGACAGGAGGAGGAACAAGAACCT GGGAAAGAACTTTATTTGCCGACTGCAATGCATGTTCTCACACTCCACATCTGAGAG CAGGCTAAGTTTAGAAGATACCCAACAATGGTCTCAGTCACTGGAGAGACTCCTTGAATCTAAAT ATGGACTGGCCACCTTCAGAACCTTTCTGAAGTCTGAATTCAGCGCTGAGAACATTGAGTTCTGGCTGACGTGTGAGGAGTACAAGAAAATCAAGTCATCGTTCAGAATGTCATCGAAGGCAAAGAAAATCTATGAGCAGTTCATAAAGGCTAGGGCTCCTAAAGAG ATAAACATTGACTACTACACAAGGGAGCAGATCAAGAGGGCTGTGAAGACTCCTAACCTCCAATGCTTCGACGATGCCCAGAAGATTGTCTATGGGCTGATGGAGAGAGATTCGTACCCTCGCTTCCTACGCTCAGACATTTACAGATCCCTCCTGGAGTCCCTCGCCGCTGACGCCGTCAAGGGAtga